The genomic stretch CTATTTATGCGCGTCATCCTTGCGCAGGGGTCATGCTAATCTTCTCTGTATCGTTCCATTTTTATCGGATGTCCCCGAAGGGACAGCTACATATTATCCAATCAACAAAGAAGGACAAATCCATGGAAATTGTGAAAAAAAACGTGataaaactaaacaaaaatcTCCCAATGATAAATTGGATGCTGAAGAGTCTTCTTTTTTAAGAATGTAAATGATTGGGATTCCTTAGTACTTCAATTCATCCTCCaaagtgtgtgaaatgagttTTGGAGCGTGTGAGAATTAATATCTTAGAGCCCAAGGTTTGGTATTTATACTTGGAGTGGAAATGAAGTATCAGAACCAATCGCCCGGTAAGGCAATCTCAAAAGTGAGAGTTGCTCAACCCGGGCATTTCTTCTACCTCACGTCGCTGCTCTGAACGCAAGGTCGGGGTTTCTACATTTGGACAATGCCCGACCCTGCCGAACTCTCTGGACTCTGTTCCCTGTTTTGCCGAAATGTCCGGTCGGGTTGGGTCGTTATTTGGTTGACCCTGATAACAACCAACCCAATAAGACCTAACCCAAACCAAACCTATTAAGAAAACTATCAATCCGAACACGAAACCGACTTGCTACCTTCAAACCCAAACACGACTTGCACCCGATACAAACCCGTTAACGACatgatataatatgggttgacgcGATAATGGCTTGAACATGATACGACACGAttaaaacatgatattacacaattaagatttacaagaaattaagaattaaagtaaatcataattattttagaaaaaataaaaataatgacaataataatattatttcttaatggatTATCCGTATTCAACTCGAAATTATCGGATACTTAACAGGTCAACAGGATAATAACATGAACCTAATAAGACTTAATCAAAACTTATTAATTTCATGCGAGTTCGTGTTGTGTCAAAAATTATCAACCATACTCAAACCCCTACCCAACTTGACTCTAGATAGAGTTGTTGAATGTATAGACAAAATGAACATCGCTATACACGCCAACTAGCTTAAGGTCGCCGCACTTCACACCAGCTTAAGGTCGAATAAATAATTTTCTATGTTTAGGACattaaatttgtaatatttttatttttagaatttttaggatgtaataattttaaatgtttttaattgagtaatttcttatttttattttctaattatttgttaaaataatgaataatgtAAATTATTTGTGATTGAACCATGACAAAGTATAAACTCGGTTGAATATTTTGCCTAACTGATTTTTCAATTCATTTCCTTCAAAATTCAGTGGGAAGAAAATTATTCTGAAATGATCCGTAGGCGGGAAAATATCGCCACCAATCTGCTTCACTCTCGATTTCTCCGGCATTTTATCGATCGCTGCATCCATACGAATTCAGGTCGGAAAAATAAGCCGGAAAATATCGGAGACAGCGGAGAAGAAGTAAAAATACGGCTGTATAAGAGCAGAGGCCAGCATCTTCTGACCAATCCTCGAGTGCTGGACTCGATCGTCCGAGTTTCCGACATTAAATCCGACGACACCGTGCTTGAAATCGGGCCAGGCACCGGGAATCTCACGCTCAAGCTGCTCGAAGCTTCCAACAATGTCTTCGCGATCGAGATCGATAATCGGATGGTCGATAGTTTGCGGAAACGCGTTGCCGCCGCAGGGGTCCAGGAACGCCTGAACGTGAGGTTTCGTGAACTTTTCTAATTTGTGAACGTAATCGGTTTGAAGAAAGTTTTTCGTGATTTCTGTTTTGTGCGTGTAATGTGCTTGAAGATAGGGTTTTGTGAGTTCGATTTTATGCAGTTAATGTGTTTGTATGATTAGAAATAGCTGAATTAATATTCAGAGAAATCAGAGATTTTAGTAGTAATGCGCTTAAACTGTTTGGATAAATGCCTAAATGGTGATTGTGGTATTTGAAAGATGCACAGAAACTCATTTTAAATTCTGGATCGTTGTAGGAAGATTGGATCATACacaattttgtgttttttcctTTATAAAAGTGAAATCTGTATGCAACTTAATTTACAGATCATCAATGGCGATGCATTGAAGACTGAATTTCCCCAATTCAATCTTGTTGTGGCCAACATACCTTACAACATATCCTCACCTCTGCTGGCCAAGCTGGTATACGGGGCAGCTGCGAATCCGTTCAGAAGCGCAACTCTACTGCTACAAAAAGAGTTTGCGCGGAGGCTACTAGCAAAGCCAGGCGATTCCGAGTACAACAGGCTGGCCATAAACATGAATCTCATGGCAGATGTGGAGTTTGTGATGGACGTGAGCAAGAGGGACTTTGTGCCATGCCCAAAGGTGGATTCCTCCGTCGTGAAACTCTATCCCAAAACAGAGATCCCAGATGTGAATCTTGAAGAATGGTGGGCGTTCACAAGAACTTGCTTCAACAACAAGAACAAAACGCTTGGTGCAACGTTCAAGCAGAAGAGGAAACTGACGGAGCTGATGAAATTGAGCAGAGTTGAAGGGTTTTGTCAAGATAGTAATGATCTTGATGAGTGTGAAAGTGGCTCTCAGCCAGGACTGGAGGTGGGAGACAGGATCAGCTCGTTTAGGGCGAGAGTCGCGGGGGTTTTGGAGTCAGGTGGTTTTGTGGATAAGAGGCCAGCTAAACTGTCTCACAACGATCTTCTGCATCTGTTGTCTCTGTTTAATGACGACGGGATCTATTTTCGTGATCAAGCCAAGGGATCTGATAGCTGCAGTATTGCTGAATTAGATTTTGATGATGGTTTGTTGTAGCATACTAGCATTTGCTGGTTCCTGAGGAAgaaattttctctctttttctttgttGATGATTGAATTAGACAGAGCATTCATAATCATTCCATAGTTTTGAGGAGTTCCAGAAAACATGAAATTTAGAAACCTAGCATTTagtatttttttgaaatttaattttattatgcaATTTCGAATTAACTTTGTAggcctaattaaattaaacagaATAAAAGCGAAAATCCTCTCTTCTGAAGGTGTCTAAAcaccattttctctctctaagcaCCAATCCGCCATAGCTATGGGTTTTGGAGCCCTAAGATCCATGATCCGACCCGTATCCAGAACCCTCTCACCCGTCTCTCACTTCTCTCCAGCAGCTAGaactaggggtgggtaggtacggtataccttaccaaaaccaccataccgtataccttaccgtaaatttgGTATatgaaaaaatcatacctttaccttatcaaaattttcggtatactgtacttcggtataccttattttcggtatagCAAATTTCCATACCGATACCATACCTCATTctcggtataccataccga from Salvia splendens isolate huo1 chromosome 15, SspV2, whole genome shotgun sequence encodes the following:
- the LOC121768408 gene encoding ribosomal RNA small subunit methyltransferase, mitochondrial-like: MIRRRENIATNLLHSRFLRHFIDRCIHTNSGRKNKPENIGDSGEEVKIRLYKSRGQHLLTNPRVLDSIVRVSDIKSDDTVLEIGPGTGNLTLKLLEASNNVFAIEIDNRMVDSLRKRVAAAGVQERLNIINGDALKTEFPQFNLVVANIPYNISSPLLAKLVYGAAANPFRSATLLLQKEFARRLLAKPGDSEYNRLAINMNLMADVEFVMDVSKRDFVPCPKVDSSVVKLYPKTEIPDVNLEEWWAFTRTCFNNKNKTLGATFKQKRKLTELMKLSRVEGFCQDSNDLDECESGSQPGLEVGDRISSFRARVAGVLESGGFVDKRPAKLSHNDLLHLLSLFNDDGIYFRDQAKGSDSCSIAELDFDDGLL